From Bacteroidota bacterium:
CATGATTGTTCCATTCGCAGATATTGGAACTGCCTGGACTGGGCCAAATCCTTATTCTGAAGAAAATTCTTTACACAAGCGCATTATCAAGAACAATCCGTTAACCATTACTGTAATCACGGTTGGAGAACCCATAGTTGGTGGTTATGGCATTGGTGTTCGTTCTAAGCTATTTGGCTATTATGTCAAATTAGATCACGCTTGGGGATTTGAAGGTGGTGTGACCTATCAGAACTTGACTTACCTTTCGTTGGGATTGGATTTTTAGATTCCCATTTTCTACAATTTCATTAAGTTTTAAAAGAATAGTGAATGTAAATGACAAATAATCGTATTCATATATTCTTGATCAATCCCTAATGAATCAGTAAGCCTTCTTCTCTAATTCCTTATTCGTTTCTTTATGAGCGATTGTAGCAATACTGGGGTTCTTGGAAGAGTAGTAAATCCAAATAGTCATTCCTTTTTCAAAAACTTTAAACTCCCTTTCTGATAATAGGATTTTTGTTTGTTTTACTTTTCTATCATTCGTTGTATAGCGAACTTTCATACTCTGTGTACTATTCCCTTTTAGGGTATACATTCTTGTTTTATTTAGGATAATTGCCTCCGTCAAAATGCCATTTTGGTTTATTTGATCTGAAGCATAATGTGTGGTTTTCTTGAGAAAGAAAACACCAAAAATAAACAAGCTACTAATACACAATAGTCCGGTTATAATCGGAATTTTATCGAATAAAACAGGAATTAAATCGGATACTACCCAAATAGTGAAAACTAAAGTTAAAACACCACCAACAATGGCCAACAGCACATCAATTCTCTCTGCAATATGAGTTGGTATGATAAAGAAAAACAGAACAATTGTAATTACCAATAGGAATAATGGAAGAAACTTTAAAAACAGTTCTTTGAGATTGTATTTCATTGCTAATCTTAGTACTTATTCTCTTTCCTCAGTTTCTTAAAGTTCTTAATTACTTTTCCCAGCTCTTTATCTTTCTTTTTCTTATCCTGAGTGGTCGATTCAAAATGGGCTCTTTCTCTCTCCAATTTCAGGAAGTTATCATATGAATCGGACTCTATTTCTCCATTTTCAACTGCCTCCAAAATGGCACATTCTATTTCATTAATATGTGTACAATCTTTGAATTTGCATTCTTTGGATAGCTCAAATATGTCATCAAAAGTAAGTTCAAGTCCCATTGAAGTATCGGTAATCCCTACTTCTCTCATCCCCGGATTATCAATGATAATCCCACCATTATCAAGAACGACTAATTCTCTGTGCGAGGTAATATGTTTACCTCTGTCAATACTTTCACTTATGGGTGCAGTTTCCATAAGTTCTTTGCCTGTCAGTTTATTTAAAAGTGTCGATTTCCCCACACCTGAAGATCCCAACAAACAATAGGTTTTTCCTTTGCTTATGAGTGAAGCTAATTTATCCAGTCCACTTTTTGTTTCATTGCTAATAGCATGAATTGGAATATCTTTGATTCTGTTCCCTATTTGAATAAGTAGTTTTTGTAGTTCCTCTTCTTCTATTAAGTCAATTTTGCTCAGGATAATTATTGGATCAACCCTAGATGCATGACAAATG
This genomic window contains:
- the rsgA gene encoding ribosome small subunit-dependent GTPase A, with the translated sequence MTLEDLGYNSILEQYRINNKLDSFAVGRVILEHKDRYVVKTDSAEFDSELLGNLRFTAESRLDLPAVGDWVAISEYDKGKALIHAVYPRHSIIERQAIGKHGQKQIIATNIDYGLIVQSVNRDFNINRLERYLSICHASRVDPIIILSKIDLIEEEELQKLLIQIGNRIKDIPIHAISNETKSGLDKLASLISKGKTYCLLGSSGVGKSTLLNKLTGKELMETAPISESIDRGKHITSHRELVVLDNGGIIIDNPGMREVGITDTSMGLELTFDDIFELSKECKFKDCTHINEIECAILEAVENGEIESDSYDNFLKLERERAHFESTTQDKKKKDKELGKVIKNFKKLRKENKY